One region of Drosophila subobscura isolate 14011-0131.10 chromosome J, UCBerk_Dsub_1.0, whole genome shotgun sequence genomic DNA includes:
- the LOC117893722 gene encoding protein nervous wreck isoform X8 — protein MQPPPRKGNYVKFLKNLHTEQVAKLQLKNQHECDLLEDIRQFTIKRSAIEKSYSEALLKISSQYLNKKIPNIPDIKMEGMEERWNMWSVWRTVLEENEKLARARLAAIEVFQQQIADEAKVLRDYKVAIAKRSLSGIVNVQKELHLSVGDVDKTKKSYFDEEHCAHDVRDKARDIEEKLKKKKGSFFQSITSLQKNSARVTSRKELLEEKSTGARNDYILSLAAANAHQNRYFTVDLQTTMTTMENYVFERVAEYLMLMGRTELLTCSATQNSFGKIRDQAQQLSREYNLQCCYLFYPVLKQHIQYDFEACDNDPVRKVTTEHDSATETLTKEAKNLAGRVVKENASIRENAKKLALCQSLRDSGQRSDPNDPNGPDLDTKIEEFRDQIRRSETEKAKAEACLQCLRDGGINVDEWVQEAEIMGVQELTRSASSISMRTDASGQGENPSSDSFYDSDKEEAAGGAPAFAQAKPKAETQLSRDRTFSDSDDEPEERPAAAVAAAAPAAAKAASAGTGAWDDPTEVNWGGEEEEEDKDEPIVPEPKEAIFKCTALYSYTGQNPDELTIVENEQLEVVGEGDGDGWLRARNYRGEEGYVPHNYLDIDQETAGGAFNDQTVDSMQSPDQVSVIMAPQKRLKSDIEWCIALYDYDATAEDELTFEEGDKIKIITKTAHGVDDGWWEGELDGKFGNFPSLVVEECDELGEPLSEGGDESPPPMAAPNFALPPAPALPPEYAHELELELTEDMFGSQDTADEDSGYIPNGAAVPSMPPPVLIQEPGMEDDLSDDGQPPPSLPPPQPPQLQKAAGKSEPVAANTLNLGMAQIIVTAATPMVEDGADKSFPPVGESEREQQKKQDESKQEQPVADKKPEIAPKPLAKVTPSPQKQPPAQVVTAAKEEDQQSFSEGTDSASGADVPILQEVEDPFNEKSKTEAAGDGAGFEANFEANFDANFDDAFAGATAGGGGGGGGGGGGEQSSDFDVNGEPGDEEQGQSEGASAGGVAAEEDIEAPKQVVGGRASIPEELDSNQLAHDHEHDILYYIDYSDGQL, from the exons ATGCAGCCACCGCCGCGTAAG GGTAACTATGTGAAGTTCTTGAAGAATCTGCACACGGAGCAGGTGGCCAAGTTGCAGCTGAAGAACCAGCATGAGTGCGACCTGCTGGAGGACATACGACAGTTCACCATCAAGCGATCGGCCATCGAGAAGTCGTATAGCGAGGCCCTCCTGAAGATCTCGTCTCAGTATCTCAACAAGAAGATACCCAACATTCCAGACATCAAGATGGAGGGCATGGAAGAGCGTTG GAACATGTGGAGTGTGTGGCGCACAGTTCTCGAGGAGAATGAGAAGTTGGCACGAGCCCGCTTGGCAGCCATCGAGGTATTCCAGCAGCAGATAGCCGACGAGGCCAAGGTTCTCAGGGACTACAAAGTGGCCATTGCCAAGCGTTCGCTATCGGGCATTGTCAACGTGCAGAAGGAACTCCATTTGAGTGTGGGCGATGTGGACAAGACGAAGAAGTCGTATTTCGATGAGGAGCACTGTGCCCACGATGTGCGCGACAAGGCACGCGACATCGAGGAGAAGCTGAAGAAGAAAAAGGGCTCCTTCTTCCAGTCCATCACATCGTTGCAGAAGAACAGCGCACGAGTGACCTCACGGAAGGAGCTGCTCGAGGAGAAGTCCACGGGTGCTCGTAACGATTATATACTCAGTCTGGCGGCTGCCAACGCCCATCAGAATCGCTACTTTACCGTCGATCTGCAGACCACGATGACCACCATGGAGAACTATGTGTTTGAGCGAGTTGCCGAGTACCTGATGCTAATGGG ACGCACAGAGCTGCTGACCTGCTCGGCCACGCAGAACAGTTTCGGGAAGATCCGTGACCAGGCGCAGCAGCTTTCGCGGGAATACAATCTGCAGTGTTGCTATTTGTTCTATCCGGTGCTGAAGCAGCATATTCAGTATGATTTTGAGGCTTGTGACAATGATCCGGTGAGGAAGGTGACCACGGAGCATGATTCGGCCACAGAGACGCTCACTAAGGAGGCCAAGAATCTGGCTGGACGGGTGGTCAAGGAGAATGCCTCGATAAGGGAGAACGCCAAGAAGCTGGCCCTCTGCCAGTCGCTGAGGGACTCGGGACAGCGATCCGATCCCAACGATCCTAATGGTCCCGATCTGGACACCAAGATCGAGGAGTTCCGTGATCAGATACGCCGCTCCGAGACCGAGAAGGCGAAGGCCGAGGCCTGTCTGCAGTGCCTGCGCGACGGCGGCATCAATGTGGACGAGTGGGTGCAGGAGGCAGAGATTATGGGGGTGCAAGAGCTAACGCGCTCAGCCAGCTCCATATCGATGCGCACCGATGCCTCGGGCCAGGGCGAGAATCCCAGCTCCGATTCCTTCTACGACAGCGACAAAGAGGAGGCGGCCGGCGGTGCTCCGGCCTTTGCTCAGGCAAAGCCCAAGGCAGAGACGCAACTCTCCAGGGATCGCACGTTCAGCGACAGCGATGACGAGCCCGAGGAGCGTCCGGCAGCTGCGgttgccgctgcagctccagctgccgcGAAGGCAGCCAGCGCAGGCACTGGAGCCTGGGACGATCCAACCGAGGTGAACTGGGgtggcgaggaggaggaggaggacaaggaTGAACCGATTGTACCCGAGCCCAAGGAGGCCATCTTCAAGTGCACCGCACTCTACAGCTACACG GGCCAAAATCCCGATGAGCTGACAATTGTCGAGAacgagcagctggaggtggTCGGCgagggcgatggcgatgggTGGCTGCGTGCCCGCAACTATCGGGGCGAAGAGGGCTATGTGCCGCACAATTATCTGGACATTGATCAGGAGACGGCCGGCGGCGCTTTTAATG ATCAAACGGTGGACTCGATGCAATCCCCCGACCAGGTATCGGTCATAATGGCCCCCCAGAAGCGCCTCAAGTCCGACATCGAATGGTGCATTGCGCTCTACGACTACGATGCCACAGCCGAGGATGAGCTGACCTTCGAGGAGGGCGACAAGATCAAGATCATCACCAAGACGGCCCACGGTGTCGACGATGGCTGGTGGGAGGGCGAGCTGGATGGCAAATTTGGCAACTTCCCCTCGCTGGTCGTCGAGGAGTGCGACGAGTTGGGCGAACCCCTCAGCGAGGGCGGCGATGAATCACCACCCCCAATGGCAGCCCCGAACTTTGCTCTGCCCCCGGCACCAGCACTACCCCCAGAGTATGCTCATGAGTTGGAATTGGAGCTGACAGAGGATATGTTCGGCTCACAGGATACGGCAG ATGAAGACAGTGGCTATATACCCAACGGTGCTGCTGTTCCGAGTATGCCTCCGCCAG TACTCATCCAAGAGCCTGGCATGGAG GACGATCTCAGTGACGATGGGCAGCCACCGCCGTctttgccgccgccacagccgcctCAGCTGCAAAAGGCAGCTGGCAAATCAGAGCCTGTTGCTGCCAACACATTGAACTTAGGTATGGCACAAATAATTGTTACCGCTGCAACCCCCATGGTTGAAGACGGTGCCGATAAATCTTTCCCACCAGTAGGAGAGAGCGAACgtgagcagcagaagaagcaggaTGAGTCCAAGCAGGAGCAACCGGTGGCGGATAAAAAGCCAGAGATAGCGCCAAAACCATTGGCCAAAGTAACGCCATCGCCACAGAAGCAGCCGCCCGCACAGGTGGTGACGGCTGCCAAAGAAG AGGACCAACAGTCCTTCTCGGAGGGCACGGACTCGGCCTCGGGCGCCGATGTACCCATTCTGCAGGAGGTCGAGGATCCCTTCAATGAGAAGTCCAAGACCGAGGCGGccggagatggagctggattTGAGGCCAACTTTGAGGCCAATTTTGATGCCAACTTTGATGATGCGTTCGCCGGGGCCACAGCAggcggtggtggaggtggGGGCGGTGGGGGTGGAGGCGAGCAGTCCAGCGATTTCGATGTGAACGGAGAGCCGGGCGATGAGGAGCAGGGTCAGAGCGAGGGCGCATCCGCAGGTGGAGTCGCAGCCGAGGAGGACATTGAGGCGCCCAAGCAGGTGGTCGGTGGGCGAGCTAGCATACCCGAGGAATTGGACTCAAATCAATTG GCACACGACCATGAGCATGATATACTATACTATATAGACTATAGCGACGGACAGTTGTAG
- the LOC117893722 gene encoding protein nervous wreck isoform X7: protein MQPPPRKGNYVKFLKNLHTEQVAKLQLKNQHECDLLEDIRQFTIKRSAIEKSYSEALLKISSQYLNKKIPNIPDIKMEGMEERWNMWSVWRTVLEENEKLARARLAAIEVFQQQIADEAKVLRDYKVAIAKRSLSGIVNVQKELHLSVGDVDKTKKSYFDEEHCAHDVRDKARDIEEKLKKKKGSFFQSITSLQKNSARVTSRKELLEEKSTGARNDYILSLAAANAHQNRYFTVDLQTTMTTMENYVFERVAEYLMLMGRTELLTCSATQNSFGKIRDQAQQLSREYNLQCCYLFYPVLKQHIQYDFEACDNDPVRKVTTEHDSATETLTKEAKNLAGRVVKENASIRENAKKLALCQSLRDSGQRSDPNDPNGPDLDTKIEEFRDQIRRSETEKAKAEACLQCLRDGGINVDEWVQEAEIMGVQELTRSASSISMRTDASGQGENPSSDSFYDSDKEEAAGGAPAFAQAKPKAETQLSRDRTFSDSDDEPEERPAAAVAAAAPAAAKAASAGTGAWDDPTEVNWGGEEEEEDKDEPIVPEPKEAIFKCTALYSYTGQNPDELTIVENEQLEVVGEGDGDGWLRARNYRGEEGYVPHNYLDIDQETAGGAFNGTGSANQLRSQISFSSVDYTVDNEDQTVDSMQSPDQVSVIMAPQKRLKSDIEWCIALYDYDATAEDELTFEEGDKIKIITKTAHGVDDGWWEGELDGKFGNFPSLVVEECDELGEPLSEGGDESPPPMAAPNFALPPAPALPPEYAHELELELTEDMFGSQDTADEDSGYIPNGAAVPSMPPPGQNQSQTTAKKVLIQEPGMEDDLSDDGQPPPSLPPPQPPQLQKAAGKSEPVAANTLNLGESEREQQKKQDESKQEQPVADKKPEIAPKPLAKVTPSPQKQPPAQVVTAAKEEDQQSFSEGTDSASGADVPILQEVEDPFNEKSKTEAAGDGAGFEANFEANFDANFDDAFAGATAGGGGGGGGGGGGEQSSDFDVNGEPGDEEQGQSEGASAGGVAAEEDIEAPKQVVGGRASIPEELDSNQLAHDHEHDILYYIDYSDGQL from the exons ATGCAGCCACCGCCGCGTAAG GGTAACTATGTGAAGTTCTTGAAGAATCTGCACACGGAGCAGGTGGCCAAGTTGCAGCTGAAGAACCAGCATGAGTGCGACCTGCTGGAGGACATACGACAGTTCACCATCAAGCGATCGGCCATCGAGAAGTCGTATAGCGAGGCCCTCCTGAAGATCTCGTCTCAGTATCTCAACAAGAAGATACCCAACATTCCAGACATCAAGATGGAGGGCATGGAAGAGCGTTG GAACATGTGGAGTGTGTGGCGCACAGTTCTCGAGGAGAATGAGAAGTTGGCACGAGCCCGCTTGGCAGCCATCGAGGTATTCCAGCAGCAGATAGCCGACGAGGCCAAGGTTCTCAGGGACTACAAAGTGGCCATTGCCAAGCGTTCGCTATCGGGCATTGTCAACGTGCAGAAGGAACTCCATTTGAGTGTGGGCGATGTGGACAAGACGAAGAAGTCGTATTTCGATGAGGAGCACTGTGCCCACGATGTGCGCGACAAGGCACGCGACATCGAGGAGAAGCTGAAGAAGAAAAAGGGCTCCTTCTTCCAGTCCATCACATCGTTGCAGAAGAACAGCGCACGAGTGACCTCACGGAAGGAGCTGCTCGAGGAGAAGTCCACGGGTGCTCGTAACGATTATATACTCAGTCTGGCGGCTGCCAACGCCCATCAGAATCGCTACTTTACCGTCGATCTGCAGACCACGATGACCACCATGGAGAACTATGTGTTTGAGCGAGTTGCCGAGTACCTGATGCTAATGGG ACGCACAGAGCTGCTGACCTGCTCGGCCACGCAGAACAGTTTCGGGAAGATCCGTGACCAGGCGCAGCAGCTTTCGCGGGAATACAATCTGCAGTGTTGCTATTTGTTCTATCCGGTGCTGAAGCAGCATATTCAGTATGATTTTGAGGCTTGTGACAATGATCCGGTGAGGAAGGTGACCACGGAGCATGATTCGGCCACAGAGACGCTCACTAAGGAGGCCAAGAATCTGGCTGGACGGGTGGTCAAGGAGAATGCCTCGATAAGGGAGAACGCCAAGAAGCTGGCCCTCTGCCAGTCGCTGAGGGACTCGGGACAGCGATCCGATCCCAACGATCCTAATGGTCCCGATCTGGACACCAAGATCGAGGAGTTCCGTGATCAGATACGCCGCTCCGAGACCGAGAAGGCGAAGGCCGAGGCCTGTCTGCAGTGCCTGCGCGACGGCGGCATCAATGTGGACGAGTGGGTGCAGGAGGCAGAGATTATGGGGGTGCAAGAGCTAACGCGCTCAGCCAGCTCCATATCGATGCGCACCGATGCCTCGGGCCAGGGCGAGAATCCCAGCTCCGATTCCTTCTACGACAGCGACAAAGAGGAGGCGGCCGGCGGTGCTCCGGCCTTTGCTCAGGCAAAGCCCAAGGCAGAGACGCAACTCTCCAGGGATCGCACGTTCAGCGACAGCGATGACGAGCCCGAGGAGCGTCCGGCAGCTGCGgttgccgctgcagctccagctgccgcGAAGGCAGCCAGCGCAGGCACTGGAGCCTGGGACGATCCAACCGAGGTGAACTGGGgtggcgaggaggaggaggaggacaaggaTGAACCGATTGTACCCGAGCCCAAGGAGGCCATCTTCAAGTGCACCGCACTCTACAGCTACACG GGCCAAAATCCCGATGAGCTGACAATTGTCGAGAacgagcagctggaggtggTCGGCgagggcgatggcgatgggTGGCTGCGTGCCCGCAACTATCGGGGCGAAGAGGGCTATGTGCCGCACAATTATCTGGACATTGATCAGGAGACGGCCGGCGGCGCTTTTAATGGTACTGGTTCCGCCAATCAATTGCGCTCTCAAATCTCATTCTCATCTGTCGATTACACCGTTGACAACGAAGATCAAACGGTGGACTCGATGCAATCCCCCGACCAGGTATCGGTCATAATGGCCCCCCAGAAGCGCCTCAAGTCCGACATCGAATGGTGCATTGCGCTCTACGACTACGATGCCACAGCCGAGGATGAGCTGACCTTCGAGGAGGGCGACAAGATCAAGATCATCACCAAGACGGCCCACGGTGTCGACGATGGCTGGTGGGAGGGCGAGCTGGATGGCAAATTTGGCAACTTCCCCTCGCTGGTCGTCGAGGAGTGCGACGAGTTGGGCGAACCCCTCAGCGAGGGCGGCGATGAATCACCACCCCCAATGGCAGCCCCGAACTTTGCTCTGCCCCCGGCACCAGCACTACCCCCAGAGTATGCTCATGAGTTGGAATTGGAGCTGACAGAGGATATGTTCGGCTCACAGGATACGGCAG ATGAAGACAGTGGCTATATACCCAACGGTGCTGCTGTTCCGAGTATGCCTCCGCCAG GCCagaaccaaagccaaaccacTGCCAAGAAGG TACTCATCCAAGAGCCTGGCATGGAG GACGATCTCAGTGACGATGGGCAGCCACCGCCGTctttgccgccgccacagccgcctCAGCTGCAAAAGGCAGCTGGCAAATCAGAGCCTGTTGCTGCCAACACATTGAACTTAG GAGAGAGCGAACgtgagcagcagaagaagcaggaTGAGTCCAAGCAGGAGCAACCGGTGGCGGATAAAAAGCCAGAGATAGCGCCAAAACCATTGGCCAAAGTAACGCCATCGCCACAGAAGCAGCCGCCCGCACAGGTGGTGACGGCTGCCAAAGAAG AGGACCAACAGTCCTTCTCGGAGGGCACGGACTCGGCCTCGGGCGCCGATGTACCCATTCTGCAGGAGGTCGAGGATCCCTTCAATGAGAAGTCCAAGACCGAGGCGGccggagatggagctggattTGAGGCCAACTTTGAGGCCAATTTTGATGCCAACTTTGATGATGCGTTCGCCGGGGCCACAGCAggcggtggtggaggtggGGGCGGTGGGGGTGGAGGCGAGCAGTCCAGCGATTTCGATGTGAACGGAGAGCCGGGCGATGAGGAGCAGGGTCAGAGCGAGGGCGCATCCGCAGGTGGAGTCGCAGCCGAGGAGGACATTGAGGCGCCCAAGCAGGTGGTCGGTGGGCGAGCTAGCATACCCGAGGAATTGGACTCAAATCAATTG GCACACGACCATGAGCATGATATACTATACTATATAGACTATAGCGACGGACAGTTGTAG
- the LOC117893722 gene encoding protein nervous wreck isoform X4 — protein sequence MQPPPRKGNYVKFLKNLHTEQVAKLQLKNQHECDLLEDIRQFTIKRSAIEKSYSEALLKISSQYLNKKIPNIPDIKMEGMEERWNMWSVWRTVLEENEKLARARLAAIEVFQQQIADEAKVLRDYKVAIAKRSLSGIVNVQKELHLSVGDVDKTKKSYFDEEHCAHDVRDKARDIEEKLKKKKGSFFQSITSLQKNSARVTSRKELLEEKSTGARNDYILSLAAANAHQNRYFTVDLQTTMTTMENYVFERVAEYLMLMGRTELLTCSATQNSFGKIRDQAQQLSREYNLQCCYLFYPVLKQHIQYDFEACDNDPVRKVTTEHDSATETLTKEAKNLAGRVVKENASIRENAKKLALCQSLRDSGQRSDPNDPNGPDLDTKIEEFRDQIRRSETEKAKAEACLQCLRDGGINVDEWVQEAEIMGVQELTRSASSISMRTDASGQGENPSSDSFYDSDKEEAAGGAPAFAQAKPKAETQLSRDRTFSDSDDEPEERPAAAVAAAAPAAAKAASAGTGAWDDPTEVNWGGEEEEEDKDEPIVPEPKEAIFKCTALYSYTGQNPDELTIVENEQLEVVGEGDGDGWLRARNYRGEEGYVPHNYLDIDQETAGGAFNGTGSANQLRSQISFSSVDYTVDNEDQTVDSMQSPDQVSVIMAPQKRLKSDIEWCIALYDYDATAEDELTFEEGDKIKIITKTAHGVDDGWWEGELDGKFGNFPSLVVEECDELGEPLSEGGDESPPPMAAPNFALPPAPALPPEYAHELELELTEDMFGSQDTADEDSGYIPNGAAVPSMPPPGQNQSQTTAKKVLIQEPGMEDDLSDDGQPPPSLPPPQPPQLQKAAGKSEPVAANTLNLGMAQIIVTAATPMVEDGADKSFPPVGESEREQQKKQDESKQEQPVADKKPEIAPKPLAKVTPSPQKQPPAQVVTAAKEEDQQSFSEGTDSASGADVPILQEVEDPFNEKSKTEAAGDGAGFEANFEANFDANFDDAFAGATAGGGGGGGGGGGGEQSSDFDVNGEPGDEEQGQSEGASAGGVAAEEDIEAPKQVVGGRASIPEELDSNQLAHDHEHDILYYIDYSDGQL from the exons ATGCAGCCACCGCCGCGTAAG GGTAACTATGTGAAGTTCTTGAAGAATCTGCACACGGAGCAGGTGGCCAAGTTGCAGCTGAAGAACCAGCATGAGTGCGACCTGCTGGAGGACATACGACAGTTCACCATCAAGCGATCGGCCATCGAGAAGTCGTATAGCGAGGCCCTCCTGAAGATCTCGTCTCAGTATCTCAACAAGAAGATACCCAACATTCCAGACATCAAGATGGAGGGCATGGAAGAGCGTTG GAACATGTGGAGTGTGTGGCGCACAGTTCTCGAGGAGAATGAGAAGTTGGCACGAGCCCGCTTGGCAGCCATCGAGGTATTCCAGCAGCAGATAGCCGACGAGGCCAAGGTTCTCAGGGACTACAAAGTGGCCATTGCCAAGCGTTCGCTATCGGGCATTGTCAACGTGCAGAAGGAACTCCATTTGAGTGTGGGCGATGTGGACAAGACGAAGAAGTCGTATTTCGATGAGGAGCACTGTGCCCACGATGTGCGCGACAAGGCACGCGACATCGAGGAGAAGCTGAAGAAGAAAAAGGGCTCCTTCTTCCAGTCCATCACATCGTTGCAGAAGAACAGCGCACGAGTGACCTCACGGAAGGAGCTGCTCGAGGAGAAGTCCACGGGTGCTCGTAACGATTATATACTCAGTCTGGCGGCTGCCAACGCCCATCAGAATCGCTACTTTACCGTCGATCTGCAGACCACGATGACCACCATGGAGAACTATGTGTTTGAGCGAGTTGCCGAGTACCTGATGCTAATGGG ACGCACAGAGCTGCTGACCTGCTCGGCCACGCAGAACAGTTTCGGGAAGATCCGTGACCAGGCGCAGCAGCTTTCGCGGGAATACAATCTGCAGTGTTGCTATTTGTTCTATCCGGTGCTGAAGCAGCATATTCAGTATGATTTTGAGGCTTGTGACAATGATCCGGTGAGGAAGGTGACCACGGAGCATGATTCGGCCACAGAGACGCTCACTAAGGAGGCCAAGAATCTGGCTGGACGGGTGGTCAAGGAGAATGCCTCGATAAGGGAGAACGCCAAGAAGCTGGCCCTCTGCCAGTCGCTGAGGGACTCGGGACAGCGATCCGATCCCAACGATCCTAATGGTCCCGATCTGGACACCAAGATCGAGGAGTTCCGTGATCAGATACGCCGCTCCGAGACCGAGAAGGCGAAGGCCGAGGCCTGTCTGCAGTGCCTGCGCGACGGCGGCATCAATGTGGACGAGTGGGTGCAGGAGGCAGAGATTATGGGGGTGCAAGAGCTAACGCGCTCAGCCAGCTCCATATCGATGCGCACCGATGCCTCGGGCCAGGGCGAGAATCCCAGCTCCGATTCCTTCTACGACAGCGACAAAGAGGAGGCGGCCGGCGGTGCTCCGGCCTTTGCTCAGGCAAAGCCCAAGGCAGAGACGCAACTCTCCAGGGATCGCACGTTCAGCGACAGCGATGACGAGCCCGAGGAGCGTCCGGCAGCTGCGgttgccgctgcagctccagctgccgcGAAGGCAGCCAGCGCAGGCACTGGAGCCTGGGACGATCCAACCGAGGTGAACTGGGgtggcgaggaggaggaggaggacaaggaTGAACCGATTGTACCCGAGCCCAAGGAGGCCATCTTCAAGTGCACCGCACTCTACAGCTACACG GGCCAAAATCCCGATGAGCTGACAATTGTCGAGAacgagcagctggaggtggTCGGCgagggcgatggcgatgggTGGCTGCGTGCCCGCAACTATCGGGGCGAAGAGGGCTATGTGCCGCACAATTATCTGGACATTGATCAGGAGACGGCCGGCGGCGCTTTTAATGGTACTGGTTCCGCCAATCAATTGCGCTCTCAAATCTCATTCTCATCTGTCGATTACACCGTTGACAACGAAGATCAAACGGTGGACTCGATGCAATCCCCCGACCAGGTATCGGTCATAATGGCCCCCCAGAAGCGCCTCAAGTCCGACATCGAATGGTGCATTGCGCTCTACGACTACGATGCCACAGCCGAGGATGAGCTGACCTTCGAGGAGGGCGACAAGATCAAGATCATCACCAAGACGGCCCACGGTGTCGACGATGGCTGGTGGGAGGGCGAGCTGGATGGCAAATTTGGCAACTTCCCCTCGCTGGTCGTCGAGGAGTGCGACGAGTTGGGCGAACCCCTCAGCGAGGGCGGCGATGAATCACCACCCCCAATGGCAGCCCCGAACTTTGCTCTGCCCCCGGCACCAGCACTACCCCCAGAGTATGCTCATGAGTTGGAATTGGAGCTGACAGAGGATATGTTCGGCTCACAGGATACGGCAG ATGAAGACAGTGGCTATATACCCAACGGTGCTGCTGTTCCGAGTATGCCTCCGCCAG GCCagaaccaaagccaaaccacTGCCAAGAAGG TACTCATCCAAGAGCCTGGCATGGAG GACGATCTCAGTGACGATGGGCAGCCACCGCCGTctttgccgccgccacagccgcctCAGCTGCAAAAGGCAGCTGGCAAATCAGAGCCTGTTGCTGCCAACACATTGAACTTAGGTATGGCACAAATAATTGTTACCGCTGCAACCCCCATGGTTGAAGACGGTGCCGATAAATCTTTCCCACCAGTAGGAGAGAGCGAACgtgagcagcagaagaagcaggaTGAGTCCAAGCAGGAGCAACCGGTGGCGGATAAAAAGCCAGAGATAGCGCCAAAACCATTGGCCAAAGTAACGCCATCGCCACAGAAGCAGCCGCCCGCACAGGTGGTGACGGCTGCCAAAGAAG AGGACCAACAGTCCTTCTCGGAGGGCACGGACTCGGCCTCGGGCGCCGATGTACCCATTCTGCAGGAGGTCGAGGATCCCTTCAATGAGAAGTCCAAGACCGAGGCGGccggagatggagctggattTGAGGCCAACTTTGAGGCCAATTTTGATGCCAACTTTGATGATGCGTTCGCCGGGGCCACAGCAggcggtggtggaggtggGGGCGGTGGGGGTGGAGGCGAGCAGTCCAGCGATTTCGATGTGAACGGAGAGCCGGGCGATGAGGAGCAGGGTCAGAGCGAGGGCGCATCCGCAGGTGGAGTCGCAGCCGAGGAGGACATTGAGGCGCCCAAGCAGGTGGTCGGTGGGCGAGCTAGCATACCCGAGGAATTGGACTCAAATCAATTG GCACACGACCATGAGCATGATATACTATACTATATAGACTATAGCGACGGACAGTTGTAG